The genomic segment ATGAAGGAAACATTGCCCTGGCAAAGGGTGAATTAAGGACGCTTCAGACTGCAGTAGAGAGCTATTATATCCATAATAGTAATGCCTATCCAGCCACAGGCGCTGCTGCTCTTCAGATTGCCCTGGCAAGCGCTACACCCAGCATTATAGATTATGTGCCTGCAGATCCGTTTGAGAGTAGTGGCGCTGATTATGCGTATGTAATGGGCGGCACAAACAGTAAATACTATATCATCTATTCTGTAGGCCCGGGCGGCAATGGCAGCGCTGTAATAACTACCGACGCAGTTGTCGAGACCAATGGCTCGAGCTGTATCTATGCTTCTAATATGAGCAAAGATAGTCAACCGTGATTAGTCGTTCAGGATTTACATTGTTAGAGGTTCTTATTGCCACTGTCTTATTCACAGTGAGTACCATTGTCATAATAGGCCTGTTTGGTACGGGCATTATAGGAGGATTTGATTCTGAAAATACGTCTATTGCCATGAATTTGGCTCAGCAGAAAATGGAAGAGATAAGAAATCTGGCTTTCGATGATATTGTTGATGAGGCCAAAGCTGATGTAACAGGTTTTTCCGAGTTCCAGAGAGAGGTGGACGAAACAGAATCCCCTACCGACCTTAAAACCATCACAGTGACTGTCTATCGTACATACAAAGGCGATGAGATAAGCGTGCCGATCACCACATATATATCCAGGAATTAATGAAAAAAGGCCTTACTTTAATAGAACTTTTAATCAGCATAACCTTTATTGCCGCGCTCGCGGCAGTTGTCTCACTTGTCTTTATGGTTGGCTTGAAATCATGGACTTCAGGCAGAAACTACGCCGAGGTCATAGACTCCGGCGGTTTGACCATGGGAAAAATGGTGCGGGAGCTTAGCATGGCGAGTGAGATTACAAAAGCTGAGTCGGATGAAATAGAATTTGAAGCTGATGTAGACGGAGACAATTCGGCAGATACCATAAAATATGATATTGACAAAAGCGGCGACCTGATAAAAACAATGGGATCGGGCAAAAGCAAAACAGAAGTTATCCTGATCGAGGATGTTCAGACTTTTGGTTTGGGCTACTATCTTGACCAAGATGACACCTTGTACGATTCTGTTAGCACCAAAGGCAAGGGTACGACCGAAGCGGACGGCATACGGGTTGTTGTTATATCCTTAAGTTTAAGCGAAGGCGATGAAACAACAACTTTGGGTGGCAGCGCCTACACAAGAAATCAGGGGTTGGATGATTAATAAGAGAGGGTTTGCGCTTCTTTTGGTTTTTGCTGTTTTGGTAGCCTTAAGTAGCATACTCTTTGCTTTTTTGGCAATGGTAAGCGGTGAAATGAGAAATGTAAGCGCTGGATTGCAGAATATTCAGGCTTTCTACATAGCCGAGGCAGGACGGGCAAAAGCAAGGTGGGCGCTTACGACAGACGAACAATCGGTTGGCTGGGGCGAAACGAATAATGATCCCTTTGGTATAGGGATAGGCGCATACGTAGTAACGACGGAATATTCCGATGCCCCCACAAACGAACAAGTGACTATTACTTCAAAGGGATATGTTCCGGACTCTAGCAACCCCTCAGCTAAAAGGCAAGTTATTGAGAGCGATATACCAGCGGCTGCTACTAGTACAGGAAGCAATCTTTCGTTAGGTGCTACAGCTTCGGCATCTTCGGAGGGAGGCAAAGACCCTGCAAGTGATGCCATTGATGGTGATAGTAAGAGTAAATGGAAGGCCGACGACAGTGGTGATGCATGGTTAAAACTGGACTTCGGAAGTTCGACCACATTTAACCAGGTTGTTATCAATGGTCAAAACAAGATCGATTCAGCTACGTTCTATCATTCCGCAGACGATTCTGGTTACAGTGCCGTGACTAATATGACCGAAGATCCTACCTGGACCTTTACCTTTGACGAGGTTTCGGACAGATATTTGAGGACTAACATAGTCGCGACCACAGGTAAAAAAGGTAAAGCCGATACGCCGGAAGTAGATGAACTTGAGACTTACGGTTCCTCAGGGGGCCTTGGCCGGGGCGAATTTTCAACATCATGGTAATGGAAAGTAAAGCGTGATGCCCTCGAATATAATCGCCGCACATTCACGCCCACCCGCTAAAAAAATCGACACAATTTTATACATCAGCTTTTTCTTTTCCGGGATCGCGGGGCTTGTTTACGAGGTTCTCTGGGCCAAACACCTTTCGCTTATATTCGGCAGCACTGCCTCCGCTCATACCTTGGTCCTAGCTACCTTTATGTGCGGATTGGCGTTAGGCAGCTTCTAGATCGGAAAGTTGGCCGATAGGGTCAAGGATAAACTCCTTTTTTATTCACTGGTAGAAATTGCAATTGCCATTTTCTGCGTCTCCACGCCGCAGCTTTTTCGCTTTTCCAAAATTATCTATATAATGGCATCAAGGGATCTTTCCCTGGGGCCGGTCTGGATCACTGCGATTAAATTTCTAATCGGGGCCATTATTATTCTTCCGCCCACGATCTTAATGGGAGGAACACTCCCGATCCTTAGTAAGTTTATGACACGGTCAGCTTCCATAAGGGGGAAGATTGTAGCCCGTCTTTATTATATCAACAGTTTTGGCGCGGTAATCGGGGCTGTTCTTGCTGGTTTTTACTTCATCTACCGTTTTGGCCTCGAACGCTCTATTGTACTGGCGGCGCTTATTAATTTATCGATCGGCGCCGTGGTAATCCTGTTGAGGATGCTCTATAAAAAAGCTCCGCAAGCAGAATTATTACCTCGTGAGGAAAGTTCGCCGGAATACTTTTCAGAAAAAATTGTTAAGATCTCTCTGGGCGCTATCTTTTTATCCGGTTTCACCGCCATGCTCTATGAAATTGTGTGGATCAGAATGCTTTCCACGATACTTGGATCCTCCACATATTCGTTTTCACTTATGCTGGCAGCCTTTATATCCGGCATAACAATCGGGTCTTTTTTAATTTCCAGACATATGCCGCAAACAAAGCGCACGTTTTTGTTTTTCGGATTGTGTGAAATACTTATAGGCATCGGGTTGATCTTCTCCCTTCCTTTTTACGAGAGGTTACCGTTTTTCTTTTTAAGGCTTTCCGGGATCTTTGCTCGAACACCCGAAACCTTTGTGTTTTATTCAGCAATTAAATTTCTGCTTTCATTTCTTGTGATGCTTCTGCCCACGATATTTTTAGGAATGACCCTTCCACTGGTAAGCAAAATCGTTTCCCGCAAACTGGAATTTTTGGGAAAAAAAGTCGGAAGTGTTTTTGCTTTTAACACTACCGGTAATATTATGGGCGCTTTAGTCTCAGGATTGATCCTCCTGCCCGTGCTGGGCCTGAAGCATACTCTGGAGTTCGGGATAGCGATTAATTTGTTAATCGGGTTTATAATTTTGTCCGCGGATAAAAACTTATTTTTGAGAGGAAAAATATATTTAGTTTCTGCTTGTTGTGTCGTGTTTCTTACGTATAAAATAATTATACCCGACTGGAATCAGGTTTATTTTAGTGCCCAGCTTTTCAGGCATGATGGTGACACAAAAGATACGTTCCGCAAATTTTCAAAAAAATTAAAAAGCAAAAAAAATATTTTCTACGAGGATGGCCCGGAGGCGACGGTTTCGGTTATGAAGACAGGAGATGCCTTAGTTCTCTATATAAATGGCAAGGCTGATGCGTCTACTACAAAGAGCGATATGTCTACACAGATCCTTGCTGCGGAACTTCCGTTGATCCTGAAGCCGGATATTAAAGATGTGTTTGTCGTGGGGCTTGGAAGCGGAGTAACTTGCGGCTCGGCGCTTCTTCATCCCGTAGAAAACCTGGATCTCGTTGAGATCTCACCTTCGGTTGTGGATGCCGCGGAGTATTTCGCTCGATTTAACTATAACGCATTACATGACAAAAGGCTCCATCTTTATATAGAGGACGCC from the Candidatus Gorgyraea atricola genome contains:
- a CDS encoding fused MFS/spermidine synthase; translation: MASRDLSLGPVWITAIKFLIGAIIILPPTILMGGTLPILSKFMTRSASIRGKIVARLYYINSFGAVIGAVLAGFYFIYRFGLERSIVLAALINLSIGAVVILLRMLYKKAPQAELLPREESSPEYFSEKIVKISLGAIFLSGFTAMLYEIVWIRMLSTILGSSTYSFSLMLAAFISGITIGSFLISRHMPQTKRTFLFFGLCEILIGIGLIFSLPFYERLPFFFLRLSGIFARTPETFVFYSAIKFLLSFLVMLLPTIFLGMTLPLVSKIVSRKLEFLGKKVGSVFAFNTTGNIMGALVSGLILLPVLGLKHTLEFGIAINLLIGFIILSADKNLFLRGKIYLVSACCVVFLTYKIIIPDWNQVYFSAQLFRHDGDTKDTFRKFSKKLKSKKNIFYEDGPEATVSVMKTGDALVLYINGKADASTTKSDMSTQILAAELPLILKPDIKDVFVVGLGSGVTCGSALLHPVENLDLVEISPSVVDAAEYFARFNYNALHDKRLHLYIEDARTFVQRIDKKYDLIISEPSNPWVSGNGTLFTVEYFWDCLNSLKEDGLMIQWV
- a CDS encoding type II secretion system protein GspG — encoded protein: EGNIALAKGELRTLQTAVESYYIHNSNAYPATGAAALQIALASATPSIIDYVPADPFESSGADYAYVMGGTNSKYYIIYSVGPGGNGSAVITTDAVVETNGSSCIYASNMSKDSQP
- a CDS encoding discoidin domain-containing protein; its protein translation is MINKRGFALLLVFAVLVALSSILFAFLAMVSGEMRNVSAGLQNIQAFYIAEAGRAKARWALTTDEQSVGWGETNNDPFGIGIGAYVVTTEYSDAPTNEQVTITSKGYVPDSSNPSAKRQVIESDIPAAATSTGSNLSLGATASASSEGGKDPASDAIDGDSKSKWKADDSGDAWLKLDFGSSTTFNQVVINGQNKIDSATFYHSADDSGYSAVTNMTEDPTWTFTFDEVSDRYLRTNIVATTGKKGKADTPEVDELETYGSSGGLGRGEFSTSW